In the Streptomyces fradiae ATCC 10745 = DSM 40063 genome, one interval contains:
- a CDS encoding acyl-CoA desaturase, whose product MSQEVLSRSERQSERRADPPPNATLGGDSKRSVEQIALLLFIVVPFLALVAAVPLAWGWGVSWLDLGLMTAMYYIGCHGITIGFHRYFTHGSFKAKRPLRIALAIMGSLAVEGPLVRWVADHRKHHRYSDAEGDPHSPWRFGETVPALMKGLWWAHIGWMFDEEQTPQQKYAPDLIKDPALRRISRQFVLWTIVSLAIPPLVGGLVTMSWWGAFTAFFWGSLVRVALLHHVTWSINSICHAVGKRPFKSRDRSGNVWWLAVLSCGESWHNLHHADPTSARHGVLRGQVDSSARLIRWFEKLGWAYDVRWPTEDRIEARRQTASANAA is encoded by the coding sequence CCGTCGAGCAGATCGCCCTGCTCCTCTTCATCGTCGTGCCGTTCCTCGCCCTGGTGGCGGCCGTGCCGCTGGCCTGGGGCTGGGGGGTGAGCTGGCTCGACCTCGGCCTGATGACGGCGATGTACTACATCGGCTGCCACGGCATCACGATCGGCTTCCACCGGTACTTCACCCACGGCTCCTTCAAGGCGAAGCGGCCGCTGCGGATCGCGCTGGCGATCATGGGGTCGCTGGCCGTGGAGGGCCCGCTGGTGCGCTGGGTGGCGGACCACCGCAAGCACCACCGCTACTCCGACGCGGAGGGCGACCCGCACTCGCCGTGGCGGTTCGGGGAGACGGTGCCCGCGCTGATGAAGGGCCTGTGGTGGGCGCACATCGGCTGGATGTTCGACGAGGAGCAGACCCCGCAGCAGAAGTACGCCCCGGACCTGATCAAGGACCCTGCGCTGCGCCGGATCTCCCGCCAGTTCGTGCTCTGGACGATCGTGTCGCTGGCGATCCCGCCGCTGGTCGGCGGCCTGGTGACGATGTCGTGGTGGGGCGCCTTCACGGCCTTCTTCTGGGGCTCGCTCGTGCGGGTGGCGCTGCTGCACCACGTGACCTGGTCGATCAACTCGATCTGCCACGCGGTGGGCAAGCGCCCCTTCAAGTCGCGTGACCGCTCCGGCAACGTGTGGTGGCTGGCCGTCCTGTCGTGCGGCGAGTCGTGGCACAACCTCCACCACGCGGACCCGACGAGCGCCCGGCACGGGGTGCTGCGCGGCCAGGTGGACTCCAGCGCCCGCCTGATCCGCTGGTTCGAGAAGCTGGGCTGGGCGTACGACGTGCGCTGGCCCACGGAGGACCGGATCGAAGCCCGCCGCCAGACCGCGTCCGCGAACGCGGCATGA